Proteins co-encoded in one Arachis hypogaea cultivar Tifrunner chromosome 13, arahy.Tifrunner.gnm2.J5K5, whole genome shotgun sequence genomic window:
- the LOC112735167 gene encoding uncharacterized protein produces the protein MHAKWLSKVFLKKIAENPKIKLSTLMKKAYSKWNVELTKSKAAWVKQFALDELQGTYIEQYRRLYDYCHELLSSNPGSTIKLQVERPPEFASERPKPGVDLRPKFQRLYVCLDACKKSFMVCRPIICLDGCFIKTPYGGQLLTAIGWDPNDQIFPIAYGLKQRLRTHGLGFSPICVMTLGVTR, from the coding sequence ATGCATGCAAAATGGTTGAGCAAGGTGTTTCTAAAAAAGATCGCTGAGAATCCAAAGATAAAGCTCTCCACACTAATGAAGAAAGCATACAGCAAGTGGAATGTAGAGCTGACTAAGTCTAAAGCTGCCTGGGTTAAACAGTTTGCACTTGATGAGTTACAAGGAACGTACATAGAGCAGTATCGGAGACTCTATGACTATTGTCATGAATTGTTGAGCTCTAACCCGGGTTCTACAATTAAGTTGCAAGTGGAGAGACCACCTGAGTTTGCTTCTGAGAGACCAAAACCGGGTGTGGATTTAAGGCCAAAGTTTCAAAGACTTTATGTGTGCCTTGATGCATGCAAGAAGAGTTTTATGGTGTGCAGACCAATAATTTGCCTTGACGGGTGCTTCATCAAGACACCATATGGAGGTCAACTTCTCACGGCTATTGGCTGGGACCCGAATGACCAGATATTTCCAATAGCATACGGATTGAAGCAGAGACTAAGGACACATGGACTTGGTTTCTCACCAATCTGTGTGATGACTTTGGGAGTGACAAGATAA